One genomic window of Pocillopora verrucosa isolate sample1 chromosome 8, ASM3666991v2, whole genome shotgun sequence includes the following:
- the LOC136283064 gene encoding BTB/POZ domain-containing protein 6-like — MLCTSEAQKDWQTSRPTIKERCAFVFNNEFLSDVNFKARSSICGECKVIPAHKFVLSISSPVFQAMFRGNMAESVSNLIELPDCDYESLLEFFRYLYSDEAYLSGTNVLQVLYLANKYIVPSLVDKCTEYLQKSLNAYNVLRILPHAQAFDKNELLERCWELIDKNADSVVKSEEFFNLERCRVETIVNRESLNIREFELFKAVDRWVSKESERQGLLESLSNCESKRRILGDGIVQGIRFPLMSQKEFMSAVPDSNILTTSEVINLMKYFSGLPTPLLPFIQTPRKGTMKDTPQMRRRLGTYIPPAAWWGHSFQNRQLTCGSPLS, encoded by the coding sequence ATGTTGTGTACATCGGAGGCACAGAAAGATTGGCAAACTTCCAGACCAACTATCAAAGAGAGATGTGCGTTTGTCTTTAACAACGAGTTCTTGAGCGATGTGAATTTTAAAGCGAGATCGTCGATTTGCGGCGAGTGTAAGGTGATACCAGCTCACAAGTTCGTTCTTTCCATCAGCAGCCCTGTGTTTCAAGCCATGTTTCGCGGGAACATGGCTGAGTCTGTTTCAAACCTGATAGAACTACCGGACTGTGATTATGAGAGCTTGTTGGAGTTCTTTCGTTATCTCTATAGCGATGAGGCGTATCTTAGTGGAACTAACGTCCTTCAAGTGTTATATCTAGCAAACAAGTACATAGTGCCCTCTCTCGTCGATAAATGCACCGAATATTTGCAGAAAAGTCTGAACGCATACAATGTGTTGCGTATTCTTCCACACGCTCAGGCGTTCGACAAAAATGAACTTTTAGAGCGATGCTGGGAATTGATTGATAAGAATGCGGACAGTGTCGTGAAATCAGAGGAATTTTTTAATCTTGAGAGGTGTCGAGTGGAGACTATTGTCAACAGAGAATCGTTAAACATTAGAGAATTCGAATTATTCAAAGCTGTTGACCGCTGGGTGTCTAAAGAAAGCGAAAGACAAGGCCTTCTTGAAAGCCTCAGTAATTGTGAATCAAAGCGACGGATACTCGGGGACGGAATAGTGCAGGGGATACGGTTCCCACTGATGTCACAAAAAGAATTCATGTCGGCCGTACCCGACAGTAACATTCTAACGACAAGTGAAGTCATAAACCTGATGAAATACTTCAGTGGTTTACCGACACCGCTTCTGCCGTTTATACAAACTCCAAGGAAAGGAACAATGAAGGACACGCCACAAATGCGCCGTCGATTGGGAACTTATATTCCTCCGGCAGCTTGGTGGGGACATTCATTTCAGAATCGCCAATTAACGTGTGGTTCGCCTCTTAgttaa
- the LOC136283209 gene encoding BTB/POZ domain-containing protein 6-like: MPSLEDLWHSHRQTKKEKIAFLFNNKEMSDVSFVVQASTEESETRKVIPAHKFVLAISSRVFHSMFYGPLPETKDSIELSDCEYESLLELFRYIYCDQANLSGSNVLQLWYLAKKYMTPELALSCKQFVQHAFQVKVSNVFCTLSCARMFEDTDLENRCWKVIEKQTERAVTSDEFATVERSVVESIVKKEVLNIKEVELFKAVDRWGVKECERRGITLGGKERRIILGEEIVKAIRFPLMSYEEFRSVTISRETENILKHEEISHMLSFYLDELKTPLQFSPAQRVDFHLCLRFDNFHPPRGDEKWNYGDKMGELAFSVDKTIYLLGIQLFGCFERYNVTVEVKRHHGDWITFTKHSGTHLSRKVALTNGYYYGFDVFFDDPILLETNRPYKIVWRIRGPSSWCGGGYKEFIECHGVVFTFIRHVPSLRGTVHYLNDLACPALLFRENISA, from the coding sequence ATGCCTTCTCTTGAAGATCTTTGGCACTCACACAGGcaaacaaagaaggaaaaaattgcatTTCTCTTCAACAATAAGGAAATGAGTGATGTGAGTTTTGTTGTTCAAGCCTCCACCGAAGAAAGTGAAACTAGAAAGGTCATCCCAGCTCACAAATTTGTGCTCGCAATCAGTAGTCGTGTGTTCCATTCTATGTTTTATGGTCCACTGCCGGAGACTAAAGACTCTATCGAACTGAGTGACTGCGAGTACGAGAGTTTGTTAGAATTATTTCGCTACATCTACTGCGACCAAGCGAACTTGAGCGGAAGTAACGTACTTCAATTATGGTATTTGGCGAAGAAGTACATGACACCTGAACTCGCCTTGAGCTGCAAACAATTTGTGCAACATGCATTCCAAGTGAAGGTATCAAACGTTTTTTGCACTTTGTCGTGTGCTCGTATGTTTGAAGATACAGATTTGGAAAATCGATGTTGGAAAGTGATTGAGAAGCAGACAGAAAGAGCTGTGACATCAGACGAATTTGCTACAGTTGAGAGATCTGTTGTTGAATCTATTGTGAAGAAAGAAGTGTTGAATATTAAAGAAGTAGAACTGTTCAAAGCTGTTGATCGCTGGGGCGTAAAAGAATGTGAGAGGCGAGGAATAACGCTTGGTGGAAAGGAAAGGAGAATTATTTTAGGGGAAGAAATTGTGAAAGCGATTCGATTTCCTCTGATGTCGTACGAAGAGTTTAGATCTGTGACGATATCCAGAGAAACGGAAAACATTCTGAAACACGAGGAAATATCTCACATGTTGAGTTTTTATCTGGATGAACTGAAGACCCCGTTACAGTTTTCACCGGCTCAAAGAGTCGATTTTCATCTATGCCTTAGATTTGATAATTTCCATCCTCCGCGTGGAGATGAAAAGTGGAACTATGGAGATAAGATGGGAGAGCTTGCTTTCTCTGTCGATAAGACCATCTACCTGCTAGGCATTCAACTTTTCGGCTGCTTCGAGCGATACAATGTCACAGTTGAAGTAAAGAGACATCATGGCGATTGGATAACATTTACAAAACATTCAGGCACGCATTTATCCAGAAAGGTTGCTCTTACAAATGGTTATTATTACGGATTTGACGTGTTTTTCGATGATCCAATATTATTGGAGACGAATAGACCATATAAAATTGTGTGGCGCATCCGAGGTCCATCCTCATGGTGCGGTGGAGGATACAAAGAGTTCATCGAATGTCACGGTGTGGTTTTTACCTTCATTAGACATGTGCCTTCTTTGAGAGGCACCGTGCATTATTTGAACGACTTAGCGTGTCCTGCTCTGTTATTCCGGGAAAACATCTCCGCTTGA